A stretch of Schistocerca cancellata isolate TAMUIC-IGC-003103 chromosome 3, iqSchCanc2.1, whole genome shotgun sequence DNA encodes these proteins:
- the LOC126176938 gene encoding uncharacterized protein LOC126176938 isoform X3, producing MNVLWNISSSMHCYETRFGGKCAAEVTLPSANQKNNHCEEPRSCQPKQLASCEQPTGETGHHLRSRSHFWPQAGLVATTAEEKAPDSSSHPQPARTTRDAEETVSHLATGTPARKRKRLTAEEKLIEDNKAYYKLEMKNNKLRSSGYFVTSRSSFEMGHAFVKEAEVSPVNISKQYSGLVNCSGGHKNNYDQKNFEHKNIEQKISSECVTKDNQGDESERCRLRSCRKPESDCSNSLDNIENSINHNESGVIDNDQGKSSSCETKNNNLHKNSIDNKSTIRKAIDGGKETDSQCFTVNECKETEEKNDSSNKQASCESEEQRESKTESSGSGPSRTRIRLSELSLLSNEAENFMFGEPVKKVSSDESSDDECVALKLKIVKKSNNGDTKAKWKAKRAVGRKKGRRIYRKVHRKVKVTTRKTKNGITSRGRKRRLASVHQFDDSSLGSADACSVGSTSDANTLSGRHRKRRTHAEAFIHDNLDYYKFEIPGSRLRFQGSVLPQMNISETQGSETDSNYNKKSSENSHTCDSNKENSLNSSDSQLVQFNVKSLEAIRKGLNDKLNAENEVKNTPEAIVETGVKKEESSDKKNGNELATKDLSLDRLRFSFEAAPQGEPWYQTYQRQDTGNEIYLSCPIDTSFWKSFLLPYEMSPTELAAAAASSNLPSCTRSIDAPVSFRKKKKRFAHLLDKKPRKSPRCHASTLAILSSLMHFRKRKEPDKFKEDTPPVKDDGPSSSDDVVNEDVQNKDERSNTSFLGEMSTVEGPSELKKDFSELAQNIDEMLESFPESSGSCISASPRNTNDNSEVKLRTPRSSRVICKKQSKSQREKFSKKLNQLPLRESDLIDIDHSVLASLATMSKDTIDCIPKAETCSRGGPTVDVVSLLSNITDCHCPGPPVSSKDCLRCGVDIFCPAMREMSCNSSECGASSTCDTIAYSDVPEGRQGIRGKRRKRKKNRTGWPVDKQKFRRKFYLRFKKSNENIPVQHSDNVHKHDGEDLCKPTESEVPLDVSINAGCSGSLGIDTEVQKYPDKAEKIEVPEPLERIEEDGMHSTCTPLGNSVSKGDLVSSALVSSESSQSDKKTDKDPSENVPVTYNVRHEKHSRLLRTGSLDSSTCSELKPCVKVKRIPNLAEYQIVPTIKIGISNRRLRSASSSSLTYTPVTKMDFVDDSIKDDTVNNRRSCRKKRPKFSDSWDTWLTPNRR from the coding sequence GTGCTGTGGAATATTAGTTCAAGCATGCATTGTTATGAGACAAGATTTGGTGGGAAGTGTGCAGCTGAGGTAACATTACcatcagcaaatcagaaaaataACCACTGTGAAGAACCTCGTAGCTGCCAGCCCAAACAGTTGGCTTCTTGTGAACAACCAACGGGAGAAACTGGACACCATCTGAGGTCTCGAAGCCATTTCTGGCCCCAGGCTGGTTTGGTCGCAACAACTGCTGAGGAAAAGGCTCCAGATTCAAGCTCACATCCGCAACCGGCAAGAACAACTAGGGATGCTGAAGAGACAGTGTCCCATCTGGCCACAGGTACACCTGCTCGTAAAAGAAAGCGTTTGACTGCTGAAGAAAAGCTAATTGAGGATAATAAAGCGTACTACAAGttggaaatgaaaaacaacaaacTTCGGTCAAGTGGTTACTTTGTCACAAGCAGAAGTTCTTTTGAAATGGGTCACGCTTTTGTCAAGGAGGCTGAAGTGTCACCAGTGAACATTAGTAAACAATATTCTGGTTTGGTTAATTGTAGTGGTGGTCATAAAAATAATTATGACCAGAAAAACTTTGAGCATAAAAACATTGAACAAAAAATTTCCAGTGAATGTGTTACTAAGGACAATCAGGGAGATGAATCAGAAAGGTGCAGGCTACGAAGTTGTCGAAAACCTGAGAGTGATTGCAGTAACAGTCTTGATAATATTGAGAATAGCATTAATCATAATGAGTCTGGTGTCATTGATAATGATCAAGGCAAGAGTAGTTCATGTGAAACTAAAAATAACAACCTGCATAAAAATAGCATTGATAACAAGAGTACCATCCGCAAGGCTATAGATGGTGGGAAAGAAACAGATTCCCAGTGTTTCACTGTGAATGAGTGTAAGGAGACTGAAGAGAAGAACGACAGCTCTAACAAGCAAGCCAGCTGTGAGTCTGAGGAACAGCGGGAATCGAAGACCGAAAGTTCTGGGAGTGGTCCTAGCCGAACAAGGATTCGGCTTTCAGAACTTTCCCTGTTGAGCAATGAAGCAGAGAATTTCATGTTTGGCGAGCCAGTGAAAAAGGTTTCATCAGATGAATCTTCAGATGATGAATGTGTGGCACTTAAACTGAAAATTGTCAAGAAAAGTAACAATGGTGACACAAAAGCAAAGTGGAAAGCAAAACGAGCTGTTGGTCGCAAAAAGGGACGTCGTATATACAGAAAAGTACACAGAAAAGTGAAAGTAACAAccagaaaaacaaaaaatggtatTACTTCTCGTGGTAGGAAACGACGCTTGGCTAGCGTGCATCAGTTTGATGACAGTTCTTTGGGATCAGCAGATGCATGCAGTGTTGGAAGTACTTCGGATGCAAATACACTTTCTGGGAGACACCGAAAGAGACGTACACATGCTGAAGCATTCATACATGACAATTTAGATTATTACAAGTTTGAAATACCTGGATCTCGGTTACGTTTCCAAGGTAGTGTGCTGCCTCAGATGAATATCAGTGAGACTCAGGGGTCAGAAACAGACAGTAACTATAATAAAAAGTCAAGTGAAAATAGTCACACATGTGATTCAAATAAAGAAAATAGCTTAAATTCATCGGATAGTCAGTTAGTGCAATTTAATGTAAAATCTCTCGAAGCAATAAGGAAAGGATTAAATGATAAATTGAATGCTGAGAATGAGGTTAAGAATACCCCTGAGGCAATTGTTGAAACAGGTGTTAAGAAAGAGGAGTCCAGTGACAAAAAGAATGGCAATGAATTAGCTACAAAGGATCTCTCTCTTGATAGACTGCGATTTTCTTTTGAAGCTGCGCCGCAGGGAGAGCCGTGGTACCAAACATATCAGAGGCAAGATACTGGAAATGAGATTTATCTCTCGTGTCCAATTGACACATCATTCTGGAAATCTTTCCTGCTTCCGTATGAAATGTCCCCAACTGAATTAGCAGCTGCTGCAGCAAGTAGTAACCTTCCTTCTTGCACCAGATCAATTGACGCACCAGTTTCTtttagaaagaagaagaaaagatttgCACATTTGCTAGATAAGAAACCTAGAAAGTCTCCGCGCTGTcatgcttctacattggctatactGTCAAGTCTTATGCATTTCAGAAAACGCAAAGAACCAGACAAGTTCAAAGAGGATACACCACCAGTGAAAGATGATGGCCCATCATCATCCGATGATGTTGTTAATGAAGATGTGCAAAACAAAGATGAGCGATCAAATACTTCATTTTTGGGAGAAATGTCAACTGTTGAAGGTCCGTCGGAACTGAAGAAAGATTTTAGTGAGCTTGCTCAGAATATTGATGAAATGCTGGAATCTTTTCCAGAAAGCAGTGGAAGCTGTATCAGTGCTTCTCCAAGAAATACAAATGACAACAGTGAAGTGAAATTAAGAACACCTCGATCTAGTCGTGTCATTTGTAAGAAACAGAGCAAATCTCAGAGAGAGAAATTTTCTAAGAAATTAAATCAGCTGCCTTTAAGAGAGTCAGATCTAATTGATATTGATCATTCTGTGTTGGCCAGTTTAGCAACAATGTCAAAAGATACCATAGACTGCATTCCAAAGGCTGAAACTTGTAGTAGAGGTGGTCCAACAGTGGATGTAGTTTCATTACTCAGTAACATTACTGACTGCCATTGTCCAGGTCCCCCTGTAAGTAGCAAGGATTGCCTCAGGTGTGGTGTAGACATATTTTGTCCAGCCATGAGAGAGATGTCATGTAACAGTTCTGAATGTGGCGCCTCATCTACGTGTGATACAATTGCGTATTCTGATGTTCCAGAAGGAAGACAGGGTATCCGTGGCAAGCGGAGAAAGAGGAAAAAGAATCGGACAGGGTGGCCTGTGGACAAACAAAAGTTTAGGAGGAAATTCTATTTGAGGTTTAAAAAGAGCAATGAAAATATCCCTGTGCAACATTCTGATAATGTTCACAAGCATGATGGGGAAGATTTGTGCAAGCCTACAGAATCTGAAGTTCCATTAGATGTCAGTATTAATGCAGGTTGTTCTGGTAGCTTAGGCATAGACACTGAAGTGCAAAAATATCCTGACAAAGCTGAAAAGATTGAAGTTCCAGAACCCTTGGAGAGGATAGAGGAGGACGGTATGCATAGCACATGTACCCCACTGGGTAACTCAGTTTCAAAGGGTGATTTAGTTAGTTCTGCTTTGGTCTCCAGTGAATCCAGCCAATCTGATAAAAAAACTGATAAAGATCCTTCAGAAAATGTTCCTGTTACGTATAATGTGAGGCATGAAAAACATAGCAGACTTCTACGAACTGGAAGTTTAGACTCCAGCACTTGTTCAGAGCTAAAACCGTGTGTAAAAGTCAAAAGAATTCCTAATCTTGCTGAATATCAGATAGTacctacaattaaaattggtatatCTAACAGGCGGCTACGCAGTGCCTCTTCCTCATCGTTAACATATACTCCTGTTACAAAAATGGATTTTGTAGACGACAGTATCAAAGATGATACTGTTAATAACAGAAGATCGTGCCGGAAAAAGAGACCAAAATTTTCAGATAGTTGGGACACTTGGTTGACTCCTAATCGTAGATGA
- the LOC126176938 gene encoding uncharacterized protein LOC126176938 isoform X2, which translates to MRCKVLWNISSSMHCYETRFGGKCAAEVTLPSANQKNNHCEEPRSCQPKQLASCEQPTGETGHHLRSRSHFWPQAGLVATTAEEKAPDSSSHPQPARTTRDAEETVSHLATGTPARKRKRLTAEEKLIEDNKAYYKLEMKNNKLRSSGYFVTSRSSFEMGHAFVKEAEVSPVNISKQYSGLVNCSGGHKNNYDQKNFEHKNIEQKISSECVTKDNQGDESERCRLRSCRKPESDCSNSLDNIENSINHNESGVIDNDQGKSSSCETKNNNLHKNSIDNKSTIRKAIDGGKETDSQCFTVNECKETEEKNDSSNKQASCESEEQRESKTESSGSGPSRTRIRLSELSLLSNEAENFMFGEPVKKVSSDESSDDECVALKLKIVKKSNNGDTKAKWKAKRAVGRKKGRRIYRKVHRKVKVTTRKTKNGITSRGRKRRLASVHQFDDSSLGSADACSVGSTSDANTLSGRHRKRRTHAEAFIHDNLDYYKFEIPGSRLRFQGSVLPQMNISETQGSETDSNYNKKSSENSHTCDSNKENSLNSSDSQLVQFNVKSLEAIRKGLNDKLNAENEVKNTPEAIVETGVKKEESSDKKNGNELATKDLSLDRLRFSFEAAPQGEPWYQTYQRQDTGNEIYLSCPIDTSFWKSFLLPYEMSPTELAAAAASSNLPSCTRSIDAPVSFRKKKKRFAHLLDKKPRKSPRCHASTLAILSSLMHFRKRKEPDKFKEDTPPVKDDGPSSSDDVVNEDVQNKDERSNTSFLGEMSTVEGPSELKKDFSELAQNIDEMLESFPESSGSCISASPRNTNDNSEVKLRTPRSSRVICKKQSKSQREKFSKKLNQLPLRESDLIDIDHSVLASLATMSKDTIDCIPKAETCSRGGPTVDVVSLLSNITDCHCPGPPVSSKDCLRCGVDIFCPAMREMSCNSSECGASSTCDTIAYSDVPEGRQGIRGKRRKRKKNRTGWPVDKQKFRRKFYLRFKKSNENIPVQHSDNVHKHDGEDLCKPTESEVPLDVSINAGCSGSLGIDTEVQKYPDKAEKIEVPEPLERIEEDGMHSTCTPLGNSVSKGDLVSSALVSSESSQSDKKTDKDPSENVPVTYNVRHEKHSRLLRTGSLDSSTCSELKPCVKVKRIPNLAEYQIVPTIKIGISNRRLRSASSSSLTYTPVTKMDFVDDSIKDDTVNNRRSCRKKRPKFSDSWDTWLTPNRR; encoded by the coding sequence GTGCTGTGGAATATTAGTTCAAGCATGCATTGTTATGAGACAAGATTTGGTGGGAAGTGTGCAGCTGAGGTAACATTACcatcagcaaatcagaaaaataACCACTGTGAAGAACCTCGTAGCTGCCAGCCCAAACAGTTGGCTTCTTGTGAACAACCAACGGGAGAAACTGGACACCATCTGAGGTCTCGAAGCCATTTCTGGCCCCAGGCTGGTTTGGTCGCAACAACTGCTGAGGAAAAGGCTCCAGATTCAAGCTCACATCCGCAACCGGCAAGAACAACTAGGGATGCTGAAGAGACAGTGTCCCATCTGGCCACAGGTACACCTGCTCGTAAAAGAAAGCGTTTGACTGCTGAAGAAAAGCTAATTGAGGATAATAAAGCGTACTACAAGttggaaatgaaaaacaacaaacTTCGGTCAAGTGGTTACTTTGTCACAAGCAGAAGTTCTTTTGAAATGGGTCACGCTTTTGTCAAGGAGGCTGAAGTGTCACCAGTGAACATTAGTAAACAATATTCTGGTTTGGTTAATTGTAGTGGTGGTCATAAAAATAATTATGACCAGAAAAACTTTGAGCATAAAAACATTGAACAAAAAATTTCCAGTGAATGTGTTACTAAGGACAATCAGGGAGATGAATCAGAAAGGTGCAGGCTACGAAGTTGTCGAAAACCTGAGAGTGATTGCAGTAACAGTCTTGATAATATTGAGAATAGCATTAATCATAATGAGTCTGGTGTCATTGATAATGATCAAGGCAAGAGTAGTTCATGTGAAACTAAAAATAACAACCTGCATAAAAATAGCATTGATAACAAGAGTACCATCCGCAAGGCTATAGATGGTGGGAAAGAAACAGATTCCCAGTGTTTCACTGTGAATGAGTGTAAGGAGACTGAAGAGAAGAACGACAGCTCTAACAAGCAAGCCAGCTGTGAGTCTGAGGAACAGCGGGAATCGAAGACCGAAAGTTCTGGGAGTGGTCCTAGCCGAACAAGGATTCGGCTTTCAGAACTTTCCCTGTTGAGCAATGAAGCAGAGAATTTCATGTTTGGCGAGCCAGTGAAAAAGGTTTCATCAGATGAATCTTCAGATGATGAATGTGTGGCACTTAAACTGAAAATTGTCAAGAAAAGTAACAATGGTGACACAAAAGCAAAGTGGAAAGCAAAACGAGCTGTTGGTCGCAAAAAGGGACGTCGTATATACAGAAAAGTACACAGAAAAGTGAAAGTAACAAccagaaaaacaaaaaatggtatTACTTCTCGTGGTAGGAAACGACGCTTGGCTAGCGTGCATCAGTTTGATGACAGTTCTTTGGGATCAGCAGATGCATGCAGTGTTGGAAGTACTTCGGATGCAAATACACTTTCTGGGAGACACCGAAAGAGACGTACACATGCTGAAGCATTCATACATGACAATTTAGATTATTACAAGTTTGAAATACCTGGATCTCGGTTACGTTTCCAAGGTAGTGTGCTGCCTCAGATGAATATCAGTGAGACTCAGGGGTCAGAAACAGACAGTAACTATAATAAAAAGTCAAGTGAAAATAGTCACACATGTGATTCAAATAAAGAAAATAGCTTAAATTCATCGGATAGTCAGTTAGTGCAATTTAATGTAAAATCTCTCGAAGCAATAAGGAAAGGATTAAATGATAAATTGAATGCTGAGAATGAGGTTAAGAATACCCCTGAGGCAATTGTTGAAACAGGTGTTAAGAAAGAGGAGTCCAGTGACAAAAAGAATGGCAATGAATTAGCTACAAAGGATCTCTCTCTTGATAGACTGCGATTTTCTTTTGAAGCTGCGCCGCAGGGAGAGCCGTGGTACCAAACATATCAGAGGCAAGATACTGGAAATGAGATTTATCTCTCGTGTCCAATTGACACATCATTCTGGAAATCTTTCCTGCTTCCGTATGAAATGTCCCCAACTGAATTAGCAGCTGCTGCAGCAAGTAGTAACCTTCCTTCTTGCACCAGATCAATTGACGCACCAGTTTCTtttagaaagaagaagaaaagatttgCACATTTGCTAGATAAGAAACCTAGAAAGTCTCCGCGCTGTcatgcttctacattggctatactGTCAAGTCTTATGCATTTCAGAAAACGCAAAGAACCAGACAAGTTCAAAGAGGATACACCACCAGTGAAAGATGATGGCCCATCATCATCCGATGATGTTGTTAATGAAGATGTGCAAAACAAAGATGAGCGATCAAATACTTCATTTTTGGGAGAAATGTCAACTGTTGAAGGTCCGTCGGAACTGAAGAAAGATTTTAGTGAGCTTGCTCAGAATATTGATGAAATGCTGGAATCTTTTCCAGAAAGCAGTGGAAGCTGTATCAGTGCTTCTCCAAGAAATACAAATGACAACAGTGAAGTGAAATTAAGAACACCTCGATCTAGTCGTGTCATTTGTAAGAAACAGAGCAAATCTCAGAGAGAGAAATTTTCTAAGAAATTAAATCAGCTGCCTTTAAGAGAGTCAGATCTAATTGATATTGATCATTCTGTGTTGGCCAGTTTAGCAACAATGTCAAAAGATACCATAGACTGCATTCCAAAGGCTGAAACTTGTAGTAGAGGTGGTCCAACAGTGGATGTAGTTTCATTACTCAGTAACATTACTGACTGCCATTGTCCAGGTCCCCCTGTAAGTAGCAAGGATTGCCTCAGGTGTGGTGTAGACATATTTTGTCCAGCCATGAGAGAGATGTCATGTAACAGTTCTGAATGTGGCGCCTCATCTACGTGTGATACAATTGCGTATTCTGATGTTCCAGAAGGAAGACAGGGTATCCGTGGCAAGCGGAGAAAGAGGAAAAAGAATCGGACAGGGTGGCCTGTGGACAAACAAAAGTTTAGGAGGAAATTCTATTTGAGGTTTAAAAAGAGCAATGAAAATATCCCTGTGCAACATTCTGATAATGTTCACAAGCATGATGGGGAAGATTTGTGCAAGCCTACAGAATCTGAAGTTCCATTAGATGTCAGTATTAATGCAGGTTGTTCTGGTAGCTTAGGCATAGACACTGAAGTGCAAAAATATCCTGACAAAGCTGAAAAGATTGAAGTTCCAGAACCCTTGGAGAGGATAGAGGAGGACGGTATGCATAGCACATGTACCCCACTGGGTAACTCAGTTTCAAAGGGTGATTTAGTTAGTTCTGCTTTGGTCTCCAGTGAATCCAGCCAATCTGATAAAAAAACTGATAAAGATCCTTCAGAAAATGTTCCTGTTACGTATAATGTGAGGCATGAAAAACATAGCAGACTTCTACGAACTGGAAGTTTAGACTCCAGCACTTGTTCAGAGCTAAAACCGTGTGTAAAAGTCAAAAGAATTCCTAATCTTGCTGAATATCAGATAGTacctacaattaaaattggtatatCTAACAGGCGGCTACGCAGTGCCTCTTCCTCATCGTTAACATATACTCCTGTTACAAAAATGGATTTTGTAGACGACAGTATCAAAGATGATACTGTTAATAACAGAAGATCGTGCCGGAAAAAGAGACCAAAATTTTCAGATAGTTGGGACACTTGGTTGACTCCTAATCGTAGATGA
- the LOC126176938 gene encoding uncharacterized protein LOC126176938 isoform X1: MTDVKRNGSGKIYCHLCRCYERYPRQVLWNISSSMHCYETRFGGKCAAEVTLPSANQKNNHCEEPRSCQPKQLASCEQPTGETGHHLRSRSHFWPQAGLVATTAEEKAPDSSSHPQPARTTRDAEETVSHLATGTPARKRKRLTAEEKLIEDNKAYYKLEMKNNKLRSSGYFVTSRSSFEMGHAFVKEAEVSPVNISKQYSGLVNCSGGHKNNYDQKNFEHKNIEQKISSECVTKDNQGDESERCRLRSCRKPESDCSNSLDNIENSINHNESGVIDNDQGKSSSCETKNNNLHKNSIDNKSTIRKAIDGGKETDSQCFTVNECKETEEKNDSSNKQASCESEEQRESKTESSGSGPSRTRIRLSELSLLSNEAENFMFGEPVKKVSSDESSDDECVALKLKIVKKSNNGDTKAKWKAKRAVGRKKGRRIYRKVHRKVKVTTRKTKNGITSRGRKRRLASVHQFDDSSLGSADACSVGSTSDANTLSGRHRKRRTHAEAFIHDNLDYYKFEIPGSRLRFQGSVLPQMNISETQGSETDSNYNKKSSENSHTCDSNKENSLNSSDSQLVQFNVKSLEAIRKGLNDKLNAENEVKNTPEAIVETGVKKEESSDKKNGNELATKDLSLDRLRFSFEAAPQGEPWYQTYQRQDTGNEIYLSCPIDTSFWKSFLLPYEMSPTELAAAAASSNLPSCTRSIDAPVSFRKKKKRFAHLLDKKPRKSPRCHASTLAILSSLMHFRKRKEPDKFKEDTPPVKDDGPSSSDDVVNEDVQNKDERSNTSFLGEMSTVEGPSELKKDFSELAQNIDEMLESFPESSGSCISASPRNTNDNSEVKLRTPRSSRVICKKQSKSQREKFSKKLNQLPLRESDLIDIDHSVLASLATMSKDTIDCIPKAETCSRGGPTVDVVSLLSNITDCHCPGPPVSSKDCLRCGVDIFCPAMREMSCNSSECGASSTCDTIAYSDVPEGRQGIRGKRRKRKKNRTGWPVDKQKFRRKFYLRFKKSNENIPVQHSDNVHKHDGEDLCKPTESEVPLDVSINAGCSGSLGIDTEVQKYPDKAEKIEVPEPLERIEEDGMHSTCTPLGNSVSKGDLVSSALVSSESSQSDKKTDKDPSENVPVTYNVRHEKHSRLLRTGSLDSSTCSELKPCVKVKRIPNLAEYQIVPTIKIGISNRRLRSASSSSLTYTPVTKMDFVDDSIKDDTVNNRRSCRKKRPKFSDSWDTWLTPNRR, from the coding sequence GTGCTGTGGAATATTAGTTCAAGCATGCATTGTTATGAGACAAGATTTGGTGGGAAGTGTGCAGCTGAGGTAACATTACcatcagcaaatcagaaaaataACCACTGTGAAGAACCTCGTAGCTGCCAGCCCAAACAGTTGGCTTCTTGTGAACAACCAACGGGAGAAACTGGACACCATCTGAGGTCTCGAAGCCATTTCTGGCCCCAGGCTGGTTTGGTCGCAACAACTGCTGAGGAAAAGGCTCCAGATTCAAGCTCACATCCGCAACCGGCAAGAACAACTAGGGATGCTGAAGAGACAGTGTCCCATCTGGCCACAGGTACACCTGCTCGTAAAAGAAAGCGTTTGACTGCTGAAGAAAAGCTAATTGAGGATAATAAAGCGTACTACAAGttggaaatgaaaaacaacaaacTTCGGTCAAGTGGTTACTTTGTCACAAGCAGAAGTTCTTTTGAAATGGGTCACGCTTTTGTCAAGGAGGCTGAAGTGTCACCAGTGAACATTAGTAAACAATATTCTGGTTTGGTTAATTGTAGTGGTGGTCATAAAAATAATTATGACCAGAAAAACTTTGAGCATAAAAACATTGAACAAAAAATTTCCAGTGAATGTGTTACTAAGGACAATCAGGGAGATGAATCAGAAAGGTGCAGGCTACGAAGTTGTCGAAAACCTGAGAGTGATTGCAGTAACAGTCTTGATAATATTGAGAATAGCATTAATCATAATGAGTCTGGTGTCATTGATAATGATCAAGGCAAGAGTAGTTCATGTGAAACTAAAAATAACAACCTGCATAAAAATAGCATTGATAACAAGAGTACCATCCGCAAGGCTATAGATGGTGGGAAAGAAACAGATTCCCAGTGTTTCACTGTGAATGAGTGTAAGGAGACTGAAGAGAAGAACGACAGCTCTAACAAGCAAGCCAGCTGTGAGTCTGAGGAACAGCGGGAATCGAAGACCGAAAGTTCTGGGAGTGGTCCTAGCCGAACAAGGATTCGGCTTTCAGAACTTTCCCTGTTGAGCAATGAAGCAGAGAATTTCATGTTTGGCGAGCCAGTGAAAAAGGTTTCATCAGATGAATCTTCAGATGATGAATGTGTGGCACTTAAACTGAAAATTGTCAAGAAAAGTAACAATGGTGACACAAAAGCAAAGTGGAAAGCAAAACGAGCTGTTGGTCGCAAAAAGGGACGTCGTATATACAGAAAAGTACACAGAAAAGTGAAAGTAACAAccagaaaaacaaaaaatggtatTACTTCTCGTGGTAGGAAACGACGCTTGGCTAGCGTGCATCAGTTTGATGACAGTTCTTTGGGATCAGCAGATGCATGCAGTGTTGGAAGTACTTCGGATGCAAATACACTTTCTGGGAGACACCGAAAGAGACGTACACATGCTGAAGCATTCATACATGACAATTTAGATTATTACAAGTTTGAAATACCTGGATCTCGGTTACGTTTCCAAGGTAGTGTGCTGCCTCAGATGAATATCAGTGAGACTCAGGGGTCAGAAACAGACAGTAACTATAATAAAAAGTCAAGTGAAAATAGTCACACATGTGATTCAAATAAAGAAAATAGCTTAAATTCATCGGATAGTCAGTTAGTGCAATTTAATGTAAAATCTCTCGAAGCAATAAGGAAAGGATTAAATGATAAATTGAATGCTGAGAATGAGGTTAAGAATACCCCTGAGGCAATTGTTGAAACAGGTGTTAAGAAAGAGGAGTCCAGTGACAAAAAGAATGGCAATGAATTAGCTACAAAGGATCTCTCTCTTGATAGACTGCGATTTTCTTTTGAAGCTGCGCCGCAGGGAGAGCCGTGGTACCAAACATATCAGAGGCAAGATACTGGAAATGAGATTTATCTCTCGTGTCCAATTGACACATCATTCTGGAAATCTTTCCTGCTTCCGTATGAAATGTCCCCAACTGAATTAGCAGCTGCTGCAGCAAGTAGTAACCTTCCTTCTTGCACCAGATCAATTGACGCACCAGTTTCTtttagaaagaagaagaaaagatttgCACATTTGCTAGATAAGAAACCTAGAAAGTCTCCGCGCTGTcatgcttctacattggctatactGTCAAGTCTTATGCATTTCAGAAAACGCAAAGAACCAGACAAGTTCAAAGAGGATACACCACCAGTGAAAGATGATGGCCCATCATCATCCGATGATGTTGTTAATGAAGATGTGCAAAACAAAGATGAGCGATCAAATACTTCATTTTTGGGAGAAATGTCAACTGTTGAAGGTCCGTCGGAACTGAAGAAAGATTTTAGTGAGCTTGCTCAGAATATTGATGAAATGCTGGAATCTTTTCCAGAAAGCAGTGGAAGCTGTATCAGTGCTTCTCCAAGAAATACAAATGACAACAGTGAAGTGAAATTAAGAACACCTCGATCTAGTCGTGTCATTTGTAAGAAACAGAGCAAATCTCAGAGAGAGAAATTTTCTAAGAAATTAAATCAGCTGCCTTTAAGAGAGTCAGATCTAATTGATATTGATCATTCTGTGTTGGCCAGTTTAGCAACAATGTCAAAAGATACCATAGACTGCATTCCAAAGGCTGAAACTTGTAGTAGAGGTGGTCCAACAGTGGATGTAGTTTCATTACTCAGTAACATTACTGACTGCCATTGTCCAGGTCCCCCTGTAAGTAGCAAGGATTGCCTCAGGTGTGGTGTAGACATATTTTGTCCAGCCATGAGAGAGATGTCATGTAACAGTTCTGAATGTGGCGCCTCATCTACGTGTGATACAATTGCGTATTCTGATGTTCCAGAAGGAAGACAGGGTATCCGTGGCAAGCGGAGAAAGAGGAAAAAGAATCGGACAGGGTGGCCTGTGGACAAACAAAAGTTTAGGAGGAAATTCTATTTGAGGTTTAAAAAGAGCAATGAAAATATCCCTGTGCAACATTCTGATAATGTTCACAAGCATGATGGGGAAGATTTGTGCAAGCCTACAGAATCTGAAGTTCCATTAGATGTCAGTATTAATGCAGGTTGTTCTGGTAGCTTAGGCATAGACACTGAAGTGCAAAAATATCCTGACAAAGCTGAAAAGATTGAAGTTCCAGAACCCTTGGAGAGGATAGAGGAGGACGGTATGCATAGCACATGTACCCCACTGGGTAACTCAGTTTCAAAGGGTGATTTAGTTAGTTCTGCTTTGGTCTCCAGTGAATCCAGCCAATCTGATAAAAAAACTGATAAAGATCCTTCAGAAAATGTTCCTGTTACGTATAATGTGAGGCATGAAAAACATAGCAGACTTCTACGAACTGGAAGTTTAGACTCCAGCACTTGTTCAGAGCTAAAACCGTGTGTAAAAGTCAAAAGAATTCCTAATCTTGCTGAATATCAGATAGTacctacaattaaaattggtatatCTAACAGGCGGCTACGCAGTGCCTCTTCCTCATCGTTAACATATACTCCTGTTACAAAAATGGATTTTGTAGACGACAGTATCAAAGATGATACTGTTAATAACAGAAGATCGTGCCGGAAAAAGAGACCAAAATTTTCAGATAGTTGGGACACTTGGTTGACTCCTAATCGTAGATGA